The genomic segment GTATTTTTCTATTTCACTGCGACTAAAATTTAATAATGGCCTCAATATACAAACATTGTTTAAAAAAGATTGGTAGTCCATAGATGATAATCCATCTATGCCACTACCACGCTCAAGTCTCAATAAAAACGTTTCTGCTTGGTCATCTTTGTGATGAGCAACAAGTAGGTATTTTACATTATTATTTTTGCACCATTCTGTTAGCAGTTTATATCGTGCTTTTCGTGCTTTTAATTGGACATTACCTTTGACATTTTGCTTTTCCCAGTGCAATATGAACGACTCCTTCACTCCGAGTTCTTTTGCATAATTTACAACAAACTCAGCTTCTTTCTGGGACTCTGAACGCAATCCATGGTTTACTGTTAATGCTATAGGAGGCAAACACTGTCTTTTTTTTGTCCAACCAATCATTAAATGCAATAAAGCTATACTGTCAACACCACCTGATACTGCAACCGCAACTTTGTTGTTGTGGGTAGCAAGACGTTTAATTACATTTTGAAATAATAAATCTAATTCCATTAGACCTCTCTACATCATACCGCGATTTACTCGCGGTATTTTAATGTAGATTCCGTTGACAGTAACGGAATGACGAGTTTGTCCCTTTTTTGCCACCTAGGTACCAGGACCTTTAATGCAAGAGACTACTTCTTTATTCCAGAAAATGAAAATTCTATCCTGCGATTTTTAGCATGTTCTTTTTCATACTTAGAATTCTTAGAGTCATCTTGTACATAAACCAAAGGTTCAGTTTCACCTCTAGAAGCAGTCTTTATTCTATTTTCTAGGTAAGGTGCACAGCTAACCATAAACTTCTTAGCTGCGTCTGCTCTTCTGGCACCTAATGCAACATTGTATTCATAAGAACCACGATTGTCAGTATGACCAGTCAAAGTAACTTTCGCATCGGGATTATCTTGCAACACTTCCATTACATCGAGCAATATATCTGCACCTGCTTCGGCGATATCAGATTTGTCGTAATCAAAGAAAACTCTTTTTTCACTTATCTGTTTTACAACAGAGTTCATTTTATTTGCTGTATTTACTTCTTTCTTTGGGCAAGAACTTACACCGGTAAGTAGAAAGCAAAAACAGCACATCATAACCAGTCTACTCCACATTACTAAACCTCCATAAATTTTAAAATAGTGCGTAACTTTAATTTCAGTGATTAATAATCACTCCATACCGTAGTATAGTCAAGAAAATAAAATACTAAACTCTTTATTCTACAGTATTATAATTAATTTTCTAATAAAGTGCTGGATTTTTTGCAGAAAAATCGAGTAAAGGCACAGAATGCATAATTTTTTATTGTACTTTAATAAATATACTTTTAACTTTGTTATTAATCTCTTACGATATTAAACAGATGTTTTCTAAAATAATGAACAAATATGAAATCTTATAAGTTCTTAGAGGAAGTATTATATAGGGTAAAAAATATTGAAAATACGCTAAAAGTACTAAATCAAAGCCAATTAAGCGTAGAAGATAAAGTTGAACAAATAGGTCTTCTAGAAGAAATCAGGCATGAAATTATTTCTCATGACATAATAAAGGAATCACTCGCAGAAGCAGATACCCTTGGCAGCAAAAAGAATGCTGATGGGTGGCAGTTGAAGTTAATAGAGAGAATGCATAAGAGCAGTAGTGCTATTCCCATCAGTTTAGTAAAATCTTTGTCTAAGGCTAAAGTTGAGTGCCAAAATTTATGGAAGCTATCTCATTCTGAACCCAATGGCTTAGAAAAGCTAAAAGAACGCTTTGCTGATTTGATGAAACTCATTCGCGAAGTGGTTTCTATAAAATCGCAGCAATTAAAATGCTCAAAATATGATTCACTGCTCGCTGATTATGACTCTGATATCACAGAAAAGAATATAAAGGAGATATTTCCTAAGATAGGTAAATTTTTTGGCGAAAATGTAGGCAAAGTAATTGAAGAGCAGAAGAAGAACAAAGTTGTTAATATACGGGGAGTTGCTATTAAAAAGCAGATTGAACTTGGTTCGTTGTGTTTACAACAAATGGGTATTACATCATACCAGGCTTCTTACTACCAACCTATAGATTACGACGAATCTGATTTGTGTCATGGTTTATTCTTACTTTTGCGGTATAGTGGGTATGAAGTTTATCAAAAATGCTTAGCACAAAATTCTATAAGTGGTCCAATTACAAAGCAC from the Candidatus Wolbachia massiliensis genome contains:
- a CDS encoding OmpA family protein; protein product: MWSRLVMMCCFCFLLTGVSSCPKKEVNTANKMNSVVKQISEKRVFFDYDKSDIAEAGADILLDVMEVLQDNPDAKVTLTGHTDNRGSYEYNVALGARRADAAKKFMVSCAPYLENRIKTASRGETEPLVYVQDDSKNSKYEKEHAKNRRIEFSFSGIKK
- a CDS encoding carboxypeptidase: MKSYKFLEEVLYRVKNIENTLKVLNQSQLSVEDKVEQIGLLEEIRHEIISHDIIKESLAEADTLGSKKNADGWQLKLIERMHKSSSAIPISLVKSLSKAKVECQNLWKLSHSEPNGLEKLKERFADLMKLIREVVSIKSQQLKCSKYDSLLADYDSDITEKNIKEIFPKIGKFFGENVGKVIEEQKKNKVVNIRGVAIKKQIELGSLCLQQMGITSYQASYYQPIDYDESDLCHGLFLLLRYSGYEVYQKCLAQNSISGPITKHITYETQGLFMEKMIGTSREFIEFIQPHIKGKFTTKSKTNAKVSSVENLYLIFNKINLSFLLKNADEFSLLAHIMLRTRLEQNIINGTLEVEDLHDAWLEGMEHYKIPVKAKNELDTYFQDEYWASGVIGYFPVKIIALIAAIQIFSFIKKNHYEFLGAIVKGDFSLLISWLSQNIYSAKCGLLDLLKKITGKGLDIECCTSYLSEKYNLSQ